The DNA window CGCTCGCCCAGTTCAAGCGCGACAGCCGGGCGCGTCTCCGCCATCCCGAGGCGGCGGCCCTCCTCCGGCGCCTCCGCCGCCTGCCCGACTTCCGGCGGCTGTGGCGGGCTGTGGAGGTGGCGCCCGATGGCGCGCCGACACTGGCGGTGACGCTCGAGCGCCCCGGGGGCGTGACGCATCTGCGCGTCCTCCGGCTTCGCGTGCTGGACCACCCGGACGTCTGGTTCAACGTCTTCCTGCCCGCCGGCTCATCCGGAATCCTGCGCGATGGAGCGGAGCCGTGGCGCGAAACGCGTTTTTGATCACTGGTTGCGTCGAAGCGGTCCCGCCGACCTCCTAGCATCCGGAGGTGAGGGGGGACTCCTCTGAAGCTCCTGGCTCTGCTGCCGCCTTCCGGAGGGACGGCCGCCCAGGCCGTCATGCTGGCGGCCCTCTTCCGCGAGCACGATCTGGTCGTGGCGACGACGCGCGAGGAAGCCGAGCGCGAGATCGGCGACGCGGAAGTCCTCGTCTCCACCGCCTTCCATCCGCTCACCGCCGACCTGCTCCAGCGGGCGCAGCGGCTCCGCCTCATCCAGGTGGCCGGCGCCGGCGTGGACCACGTGGACCTGGAGGCCGCCCGGGCGCGCGGCGTGACCGTGGCGGCCGTGGCCGGCGCCAACGCGGTCAGCGTCGCCGAGCACGTCGTCCTGGCGGCGCTGGCGCTCCTGCGCGGTCTCGTCCGCAGCGACCGGGCGCTCCACTCGGGCGAGTGGCCGCTGGCCGAGTGGATGGCCGGTGCCCACGACCTGGCCGGCCGGACCGTCGGCATCGTGGGCATGGGCCGCATCGGCCGCGAGGTGGCGGCGCGGCTCCTCCCCTTCGGCGTCGGCCTCCTCTACGACGACGTGCGCCGGTTGCCGCCGGAGGAGGAGGCGGCGCTCGGCCTGGCCTACGCCGACCTGGACGCGCTCCTGGCCGCCAGCGACCTGGTGACGCTCCACCTGCCGCTCACGCCCCAGACGCGCGGCCTCCTGGACGCAGGGCGGATCGGGCGGATGAAGCGGGGCGCCTTGCTGGTCAATACAGCCCGGGCGGAGCTGGTGGACGAGGCCGCCCTGGCGGAGGCGCTGCGCGACGGCCGGCTGGCGGGGGCGGCGGTAGACGTCTTCCACCCCGAGCCGCCGCCTGCCGACCACCCGCTGCGCGGCCTGCCCAACGTGCTCCTCACCCCGCACGGCGCCGGCGTGACGGTGGAGGCGCAGGAGCGGATCGCCCAGGCGGCCGTCCAGAACATCCTCCGCTGGCTCGACGGGCGTCCGCTGGCCGACGTGGTGCTGGAGGGCGGGGCGCGATGAGGGTGCGCGAAGCCTTCCACCTCTGGCTCCGGCAGCGCGGCGTGGAGCGCCTCTTCGGCAACCCGGGCTCCACCGAGGTGCCCATGCTGGTGGGGCTGCCCGCCCGCCTCCGCTTCACCCTCGGTCTCCAGGAGGCGGCCGTGGTGGCCATTTCCGACGGCTACGCGCAGGCGACGGGACGGCCGGCGCTGGTGGAGCTCCACGCCGCGCCGGGGCTGGGCAACGCCGTGGGGGCGCTCTTCACCGCGCGCAAGAACCGGACGCCGCTGGTGGTGGCCGTCGGCCAGCAGGACAGCCGCCACCTCCACCTGGAGCCGCTCCTGGCCGCCGACATGGCCGAGCTGGCGCGCGGCGCCGTCAAGGGCGTGCTGGAGCCGGCCCGCCCGGAAGACGTGGCGCCGGCCTTCGAGCGCGCCTGGCGGCTGGCCGGCTCGCCGCCGGCCGGCCCGGTACTGGTGGTGGTGCCGGCCGACTTCTGGGACGGGCCTGCGGAGGAGGGAGCGGCCGCCGCCGGCGAGGTGGAGGCGCCCGGGCCTCCGCCGGAGCGGGCCCTGGCGGCGCTGGCGGCGCGCCTCCGGGAGGCCGGGCGCCCGGCCCTGGTGGCGGGCGCCGGGCTGGAGAGGGCGGCGGCGGCCGGACTGGCGGTGGAGCTGGCGGAGCGGCTGCGGGCGGAGGTCTGGAGCGACCCGCTGGGGCCGCGCCAGGCCTTTCCCCGGGGGCATCCCCTCTACCGCGGCGACCTGGCGCCGGCGGCGCCGCGCATCGCGCAGGCGCTGGCGGGCCACGACGTGGTGGTGGTGCTGGGGGCGCCGGCCTTCCTCCTCTACCCCTACCAGCCGGGGCCGCTGCTGCCGCCGGGCAGCGAGCTCTGGCTCGTCACCGACGACCCGGAGGAAGCCTCGCGGGCACCGGCGGAGCGGGTACTCCTGGGCGGCCTGCACGCCTCCCTGGAGGCGCTTCTGGCAAGGTTGAGCGGCGGCGACGGGGGCGGGCGCCCGTCGGAGGGCGGCGGCGCCGCGCTGGCGGAGCGGGCGCGGCAGCGGGCCGAGGCGGCGCGGAGCCGGGCGCGGATGGGGGTGCCCTTCGTCCTGGAGGCGGTGCGGAGCTGGCTCGAGGCGGAGGCAGGCGGCGGCGCCGGCTGGCTGGTGGTCGACGAGGCGGTCTCCGCCAGCCCGCTGGTCCGTCGCTGGCTGGCGCTGGAGCCGGGGGGCTACTGGACGGCGGCCAGCGGCGGCCTGGGCTGGGGTGTGGGGGCGGCGGTGGGCGCCGCTCTGGCCCGCCCCGGCCGGCGGGTGGTGGCGGTGACGGGCGAAGGCGCCTTTCTCTACGCCCCGCAGGCGCTCTGGACCGCGGCCCGGGAGGGCGTGGCGCTGCCGGTGGTCGTCCTCGACAACGGCGGCTACGCCATCCTGAAAAGCTACGCCGCCGCCGCCTACCCCGGCCGCGAGGCGGAGACGCCCGGCCTGGAGCTGGGCGGCCTCGACCCCGTCCGCCTGGCGGAGGGGCTGGGCGGCGTCGGCGTGCGCGTGGAGGCGCCGGGCGAGCTGGCCCCGGCGCTGGCCGAGGCGGCGCGGGCGGAAGGCCCCTTCGTGGTCCACGTGGCCGTTGACCGGGCCGTGCCGCGGCTTTTCGACTGAACACCCGGGCGGCGCCCGTCGCCCGGGCCGGGGGATGCGGAGAGGAGGAGGGAGCGAGATGCCGACCTTCCGCGACGCCGAGCAGGCCAGGGCGATCCTGGGCGCGGTGGCCGAGCGCGCCCGCTTCGGCGAGGCGGCTCGCGGGCTGCGCGAGGCGGAGCTGGTCGTCGCCTTCGTCTACCACGATCCCGAGCTGACCGTCCTGATGGACGGGCGGACGCCCGCCCCGGACGGCGCCTACATGCGCGTCGCCTTCGACACGCTGGAGCCCGCACCGGACGTGGTCTTCGAGTCCTCGGGCGAGGTGGGCAACCGCTTCTGGCAGGGCCGGCTGGACGTGCCCATGGCCCTGGCCCGCGGCCAGGTGAAGGCCCGCGGACCGATCAACCGTGCGCTCAAACTGCTGCCCATCCTTCCGGGCCTCTACGAGACCTACCGGGAGGTCGTCCGGGAGATGGGTGCCGGGGAGCTGCTCGAGCCATGAGCCGGGTCCGCGCCGCCGTTCTGGAGGAGGCCGGCCGGCGCCTGCAGGTCGAGGAGCTGGAGCTGGAGCCGCCCGGGCCGGGCGAGGTCATGGTCCGCCTGGCCGCCGCCGGCGTCTGCCACAGCGACCTGCACGTCATCGAGGGCGACCTGCCCGTCCCCCTCCCCGCCGTCCTGGGCCACGAGGGCGCCGGCGTGGTGGAGGCGGTGGGCGAGGGCGTCACCCGCGTGCGACCGGGCGACCACGTGGTCCTCTCCTGGATCCCCGGTTGCGGCCGCTGCTACTACTGCCGGATCGGCCGACCCGAGCTCTGCGACGAGGCGGCCCGGCTGCAGGTGGCGGGGACGCTCCCGGGCGGCGCGCTCCGCCTGCGCAGGCCG is part of the Bacillota bacterium genome and encodes:
- a CDS encoding benzoylformate decarboxylase; translation: MRVREAFHLWLRQRGVERLFGNPGSTEVPMLVGLPARLRFTLGLQEAAVVAISDGYAQATGRPALVELHAAPGLGNAVGALFTARKNRTPLVVAVGQQDSRHLHLEPLLAADMAELARGAVKGVLEPARPEDVAPAFERAWRLAGSPPAGPVLVVVPADFWDGPAEEGAAAAGEVEAPGPPPERALAALAARLREAGRPALVAGAGLERAAAAGLAVELAERLRAEVWSDPLGPRQAFPRGHPLYRGDLAPAAPRIAQALAGHDVVVVLGAPAFLLYPYQPGPLLPPGSELWLVTDDPEEASRAPAERVLLGGLHASLEALLARLSGGDGGGRPSEGGGAALAERARQRAEAARSRARMGVPFVLEAVRSWLEAEAGGGAGWLVVDEAVSASPLVRRWLALEPGGYWTAASGGLGWGVGAAVGAALARPGRRVVAVTGEGAFLYAPQALWTAAREGVALPVVVLDNGGYAILKSYAAAAYPGREAETPGLELGGLDPVRLAEGLGGVGVRVEAPGELAPALAEAARAEGPFVVHVAVDRAVPRLFD
- a CDS encoding formate dehydrogenase, producing MLAALFREHDLVVATTREEAEREIGDAEVLVSTAFHPLTADLLQRAQRLRLIQVAGAGVDHVDLEAARARGVTVAAVAGANAVSVAEHVVLAALALLRGLVRSDRALHSGEWPLAEWMAGAHDLAGRTVGIVGMGRIGREVAARLLPFGVGLLYDDVRRLPPEEEAALGLAYADLDALLAASDLVTLHLPLTPQTRGLLDAGRIGRMKRGALLVNTARAELVDEAALAEALRDGRLAGAAVDVFHPEPPPADHPLRGLPNVLLTPHGAGVTVEAQERIAQAAVQNILRWLDGRPLADVVLEGGAR